Proteins co-encoded in one Oncorhynchus kisutch isolate 150728-3 linkage group LG1, Okis_V2, whole genome shotgun sequence genomic window:
- the LOC109880441 gene encoding protein shisa-4 isoform X1: MAKSLSLVTVILCGTLIPFVTAGEDCEAYLNAFSHYKAKMDCSTFQWCCGTCENRYCCSSPSLSLTESEQENCIYSGNMSTLTILSFVVTAFIFTISLICCCVCPCCCLYKMCRKPRPVIATTAHTTVVNTHYPQQPVQPYQGAPQYPAYQTVPVQPGYGVQPQPGYGGGQPIPTAPGYQGQPFQPGPPPPYQETGPAYPPAIPVSYSQAGFSPGQLSYPLQAPAQPSYPAQPQPAYPCAPPAQPDFLSAQPAYNPAFMEPQPPKTGN, from the exons ATGGCGAAAAGTCTGTCCCTTGTTACTGTCATTTTGTGTGGGACTCTGATCCCCTTCGTGACAG CTGGAGAGGACTGTGAAGCCTACCTAAATGCCTTCAGCCATTACAAAGCCAAAATGGACTGCAGTACATTTCAGTGGTGCTGTGGAACGTGTGAAAATAGATACTGCTGCAGCAGCCCATCTCTCAGTCTGACTGAGTCTGAACAGGAAAACTGCATATACAG tggCAATATGAGCACTTTGACCATCTTGTCATTCGTAGTGACAGCTTTCATCTTCACCATCAGTTTAATCTGTTGCTGTGTGTGTCCTTGCTGTTGCCTGTACAAAATGTGCCGGAAGCCCAGAC CGGTGATAGCCACGACCGCCCACACAACGGTGGTGAATACTCACTACCCCCAGCAGCCCGTCCAGCCCTACCAGGGggccccccagtaccctgcctaCCAGACCGTGCCGGTCCAGCCTGGGTATGGGGTTCAGCCTCAACCCGGCTATGGAGGTGGCCAGCCCATACCCACAGCACCAGGCTACCAGGGACAGCCGTTCCAGCCAGGACCACCCCCTCCTTACCAAGAGACTG gtcCAGCCTATCCTCCTGCTATCCCAGTGTCTTATAGTCAGGCTGGGTTCAGTCCAGGACAGCTATCTTACCCCCTCCAGgctccagcccagcccagctaCCCAGCCCAGCCTCAGCCAGCCTATCCCTGTGCACCTCCCGCCCAACCCGACTTCCTCTCTGCCCAGCCTGCTTACAACCCTGCCTTCATGGAGCCCCAGCCTCCCAAGACTGGCAACTGA
- the LOC109880441 gene encoding protein shisa-4 isoform X2, producing the protein MAKSLSLVTVILCGTLIPFVTAGEDCEAYLNAFSHYKAKMDCSTFQWCCGTCENRYCCSSPSLSLTESEQENCIYSLICCCVCPCCCLYKMCRKPRPVIATTAHTTVVNTHYPQQPVQPYQGAPQYPAYQTVPVQPGYGVQPQPGYGGGQPIPTAPGYQGQPFQPGPPPPYQETGPAYPPAIPVSYSQAGFSPGQLSYPLQAPAQPSYPAQPQPAYPCAPPAQPDFLSAQPAYNPAFMEPQPPKTGN; encoded by the exons ATGGCGAAAAGTCTGTCCCTTGTTACTGTCATTTTGTGTGGGACTCTGATCCCCTTCGTGACAG CTGGAGAGGACTGTGAAGCCTACCTAAATGCCTTCAGCCATTACAAAGCCAAAATGGACTGCAGTACATTTCAGTGGTGCTGTGGAACGTGTGAAAATAGATACTGCTGCAGCAGCCCATCTCTCAGTCTGACTGAGTCTGAACAGGAAAACTGCATATACAG TTTAATCTGTTGCTGTGTGTGTCCTTGCTGTTGCCTGTACAAAATGTGCCGGAAGCCCAGAC CGGTGATAGCCACGACCGCCCACACAACGGTGGTGAATACTCACTACCCCCAGCAGCCCGTCCAGCCCTACCAGGGggccccccagtaccctgcctaCCAGACCGTGCCGGTCCAGCCTGGGTATGGGGTTCAGCCTCAACCCGGCTATGGAGGTGGCCAGCCCATACCCACAGCACCAGGCTACCAGGGACAGCCGTTCCAGCCAGGACCACCCCCTCCTTACCAAGAGACTG gtcCAGCCTATCCTCCTGCTATCCCAGTGTCTTATAGTCAGGCTGGGTTCAGTCCAGGACAGCTATCTTACCCCCTCCAGgctccagcccagcccagctaCCCAGCCCAGCCTCAGCCAGCCTATCCCTGTGCACCTCCCGCCCAACCCGACTTCCTCTCTGCCCAGCCTGCTTACAACCCTGCCTTCATGGAGCCCCAGCCTCCCAAGACTGGCAACTGA